From one Nonomuraea polychroma genomic stretch:
- a CDS encoding SDR family NAD(P)-dependent oxidoreductase gives MKTLEGKVAIVTGGASGIGRATALLFAREGARVVVADIDAAGADATVAQIVAETGDATAVAVRADVSDPEDCRRVVGAAVETFGGLHVLFNNAGIIRRTTALDLDVDEWDRVMAVNVRSVFLMCKHAIPAMSQGGSIVNTGSGWGLKGGGNAISYCASKAAVVNMTRALAIDHAKAGIRVNSVNPGDTDTPMLRDEARQLGEDWAAFKSDAADRPMGRAGTPDEIAQAVLFLASDAASYITGSALVVDGGGLA, from the coding sequence ATGAAGACGCTCGAAGGCAAGGTTGCGATCGTCACGGGCGGCGCCTCGGGCATCGGGCGGGCCACCGCCCTGCTCTTCGCCAGGGAGGGCGCCCGGGTGGTGGTCGCTGACATCGATGCGGCCGGCGCGGACGCCACCGTGGCGCAGATCGTCGCCGAGACGGGAGACGCGACCGCTGTGGCGGTGCGGGCCGACGTTTCCGACCCCGAGGACTGCCGACGCGTCGTCGGCGCCGCCGTCGAGACCTTCGGCGGCCTGCACGTCCTGTTCAACAACGCGGGCATCATCCGCCGCACTACCGCGCTCGACCTCGACGTCGACGAGTGGGACCGCGTCATGGCGGTCAACGTCCGTTCGGTGTTCCTCATGTGCAAGCACGCCATCCCCGCGATGAGCCAGGGCGGCTCGATCGTGAACACAGGGTCGGGATGGGGCCTCAAAGGCGGCGGCAACGCCATCTCGTACTGCGCCTCCAAGGCGGCCGTGGTCAACATGACCCGCGCGCTCGCCATCGACCACGCCAAGGCGGGCATCCGGGTCAACTCCGTCAACCCCGGCGACACCGACACGCCCATGCTGCGCGACGAGGCCCGCCAGCTAGGTGAGGACTGGGCCGCCTTCAAGTCCGACGCGGCAGACCGGCCGATGGGTCGCGCGGGCACCCCGGACGAGATCGCCCAGGCCGTGCTCTTCCTGGCCAGTGACGCGGCCAGCTACATCACCGGGTCCGCCCTCGTCGTCGACGGCGGCGGGCTCGCCTGA
- a CDS encoding carbohydrate ABC transporter permease has translation MTVLTRARPRTVHRARSVRNRDGWWAAFFLAPQVAALLVFLAFPLGFAVVLAFMRWDGLGQKEWVGFDNFAAQLSDPEFGLAVWNTVKLALLTVPFGLGLALLIAVALNNVKGGGFYRVLYFLPVVTSSVAVALMWQIILAGDDYGVLNASLERWFGISAPDWLGGPGWVIVAVAVVTIWSSLGLNVVIFLAGLQTIPPQIVEAARMDGAGSLRIFRSVTLPLLSPTIFFSTVVAVISSFQAFDQIYVLVDPADNEGARTIVYQVYELGFKDFRFGMSSAAALILLVLTLLVTLVQFAAQKRLVHYDS, from the coding sequence GTGACCGTCCTCACGCGGGCCCGGCCCCGCACGGTCCACCGGGCGCGGTCCGTGCGCAACCGCGACGGCTGGTGGGCCGCGTTCTTCCTCGCGCCGCAGGTCGCCGCGCTGCTGGTGTTCCTCGCCTTCCCACTCGGCTTCGCCGTTGTGCTGGCGTTCATGCGCTGGGACGGGCTCGGGCAGAAGGAATGGGTCGGCTTCGACAACTTCGCCGCCCAGCTCTCCGATCCCGAGTTCGGGCTGGCGGTCTGGAACACGGTCAAGCTGGCGCTGCTGACCGTGCCCTTCGGGCTCGGCCTCGCGCTGCTCATCGCGGTCGCGCTGAACAACGTCAAGGGCGGTGGCTTCTACCGGGTGCTGTACTTCCTCCCGGTGGTCACCAGTTCGGTGGCCGTCGCGCTGATGTGGCAGATCATCCTGGCCGGCGACGACTACGGCGTGCTGAACGCGTCGCTGGAGCGCTGGTTCGGCATCAGCGCCCCCGACTGGCTCGGCGGCCCCGGCTGGGTGATCGTGGCCGTCGCCGTCGTGACGATCTGGTCGTCGCTCGGCCTCAACGTGGTGATCTTCCTGGCCGGGCTCCAGACCATCCCGCCGCAGATCGTCGAGGCCGCCCGCATGGACGGCGCGGGCAGCCTGCGGATCTTCCGCTCGGTCACGCTGCCGCTGCTCTCGCCGACGATCTTCTTCTCCACTGTCGTCGCGGTGATCAGCTCGTTCCAGGCCTTCGACCAGATCTACGTGCTGGTGGACCCGGCGGACAACGAGGGCGCGAGGACGATCGTCTACCAGGTCTACGAGCTGGGCTTCAAGGACTTCCGGTTCGGCATGAGCAGCGCGGCCGCGCTGATCCTCCTGGTCCTGACGCTGCTCGTGACGCTCGTCCAGTTCGCGGCGCAAAAGCGCCTCGTCCACTACGACTCGTGA
- a CDS encoding ABC transporter substrate-binding protein, producing MNRALAVLGILAVATTACSGSGGNVPGMSSGSGQVTIRWSTWGSAEDIKLYEKFTENFEKRHPDIKLKLEPVAKYEDYHPKLLAQLTSKTAPDVFFVGDDNIGKFVSAGVLTPLNDKLAGPSSKSKPEDFFEGIYGGAKKDGQIYGVPNDTNPEVLWFDKKALKDAGITEDPAALNEAGRWTMATYLDMNAKLKAAGKAGSIFWNWYGSTYSMINGFGGKVWDGGKFVATTDLKARAALQALAKGYQDKTFLSADLLPDSNGPSTQFLKHKAGFYAGGRWMIDSLKKGGELDDYDIVPFPSQTGQPMPGAVAASYLALNKDTKLPEQAYTFLTEFVSKDGQLIRLKDGGAVPSVKGAEQIVLAGGYPAHAQTFLDVRDTGFANYPEEVAVPGLTADINEHLMKVWTGKVGFDEGMTQLQKLVDGKLG from the coding sequence ATGAACCGTGCCCTGGCAGTCCTGGGCATCCTCGCCGTCGCGACGACCGCGTGCAGCGGCAGTGGCGGGAACGTCCCGGGCATGAGCAGCGGATCGGGCCAGGTCACCATCCGCTGGTCCACATGGGGATCGGCCGAGGACATCAAGCTCTACGAGAAGTTCACCGAGAACTTCGAGAAGCGCCACCCCGACATCAAGCTCAAGCTGGAGCCGGTCGCCAAGTACGAGGACTACCACCCCAAACTGCTCGCCCAGCTCACCAGCAAGACCGCCCCCGACGTGTTCTTCGTGGGCGACGACAACATCGGCAAGTTCGTCTCCGCCGGGGTGCTCACACCGCTCAACGACAAGCTGGCCGGCCCCTCCTCCAAGAGCAAGCCCGAGGACTTCTTCGAGGGCATCTACGGCGGCGCCAAGAAGGACGGCCAGATCTACGGTGTCCCCAACGACACCAACCCCGAGGTGCTCTGGTTCGACAAGAAGGCGCTCAAGGACGCCGGGATCACCGAGGACCCCGCCGCGCTCAACGAGGCCGGACGGTGGACCATGGCCACGTACCTCGACATGAACGCCAAGCTCAAGGCCGCGGGCAAGGCCGGGTCGATCTTCTGGAACTGGTACGGCTCCACGTACTCCATGATCAACGGCTTCGGCGGGAAGGTCTGGGACGGCGGCAAGTTCGTCGCCACCACTGACCTCAAGGCACGCGCGGCCCTGCAGGCTCTGGCCAAGGGCTACCAGGACAAGACCTTCCTCAGCGCAGACCTGCTGCCCGACAGCAACGGCCCGAGCACGCAGTTCCTCAAGCACAAGGCCGGCTTCTACGCCGGCGGCCGGTGGATGATCGACTCCCTGAAGAAGGGCGGCGAGCTGGACGACTACGACATCGTGCCGTTCCCCTCGCAGACCGGCCAACCCATGCCCGGCGCGGTGGCCGCCTCCTACCTGGCGCTCAACAAGGACACCAAGCTGCCCGAGCAGGCGTACACCTTCCTCACCGAGTTCGTCAGCAAGGATGGCCAGCTCATCAGGCTCAAGGACGGCGGTGCCGTGCCGTCCGTGAAGGGCGCCGAGCAGATCGTCCTCGCCGGCGGCTACCCCGCCCACGCCCAGACCTTCCTCGACGTGCGCGACACCGGCTTCGCGAACTACCCCGAGGAGGTCGCCGTGCCCGGCCTCACCGCCGACATCAACGAGCACCTGATGAAGGTGTGGACCGGTAAGGTTGGCTTCGACGAGGGCATGACCCAGCTCCAGAAGCTCGTCGACGGCAAGCTGGGCTAG
- the gcvPB gene encoding aminomethyl-transferring glycine dehydrogenase subunit GcvPB: MNTTESFGELPVTPKPPLRRFHQARWDEPIIFELSAPGRRGIAVPEPGAPRVELPDSVSRAQPPKLPEMSQLHVLRHYLRLSQENLGVDLNIDVGQGTCTMKYSPKVNDRFAAAIAELHPLQHEDTVQGVLEIYWRLERMLGEISGMARVSLQPGSGSAAIYANIAMIRAYHAARGEARRDQVITTMFSHPSNAACAKTAGYEVITLMPDAEGLPDIEALRAAVGPRTAALMITNPEDTGIFNPRIREFVDLVHAAGGLACYDQANANGILGITRARDAGFDLCHFNLHKTFSTPHACGGPAAGACGVSEDLAPFLPGPVVAFDGESYRLETPPASIGKVRPFLGVTPNIVRAYAWIMALGAEGLRQVAETAVLNNNYLMHKILQIPGASAPWDRRRVEQVRYSWQELSEQTGVHSEEIGVRAADFGVHYWTSHHPYVVPEPFTLEPTESYSKEDLDEYALILAHVAEEARRDPEFVKGAPYNQTVHKIDMTPLDDPKEWAPTWRAYVRKHLS; the protein is encoded by the coding sequence GTGAACACCACGGAGTCCTTCGGGGAGCTCCCCGTCACGCCGAAGCCGCCGCTGCGCCGCTTCCACCAGGCGCGCTGGGACGAGCCGATCATCTTCGAGCTGTCCGCGCCCGGCCGCCGAGGCATCGCCGTGCCCGAGCCCGGCGCGCCCCGCGTCGAGCTGCCCGACTCCGTGAGCCGCGCCCAGCCGCCGAAGCTGCCCGAGATGTCCCAGCTGCACGTGCTGCGACACTACCTGCGGCTGTCGCAGGAGAACCTGGGCGTCGACCTCAACATCGACGTCGGGCAGGGCACCTGCACGATGAAGTACAGCCCCAAGGTCAACGACAGGTTCGCCGCCGCCATCGCCGAGCTGCACCCGCTCCAGCACGAGGACACCGTGCAAGGCGTGCTGGAGATCTACTGGCGGCTCGAGCGCATGCTGGGGGAGATCTCCGGCATGGCGCGGGTCTCACTCCAGCCGGGCTCCGGGTCGGCAGCCATCTACGCCAACATCGCCATGATCCGCGCGTACCACGCGGCCCGCGGCGAGGCGCGCCGTGACCAGGTGATCACCACGATGTTCTCCCACCCCTCGAACGCGGCCTGCGCCAAGACCGCGGGCTACGAGGTCATCACCCTGATGCCGGACGCCGAAGGCCTGCCCGACATCGAGGCGTTGCGCGCCGCCGTCGGCCCGCGCACCGCCGCACTGATGATCACCAACCCGGAGGACACCGGGATCTTCAACCCCCGGATCAGGGAGTTCGTGGACCTGGTGCACGCGGCAGGCGGCCTGGCCTGCTACGACCAGGCGAACGCCAACGGCATCCTCGGCATCACCCGCGCTCGCGACGCCGGATTCGACCTGTGCCACTTCAACCTGCACAAGACGTTCTCCACGCCGCACGCCTGCGGCGGCCCCGCGGCGGGGGCGTGCGGCGTCTCGGAGGACCTGGCGCCGTTCCTGCCCGGCCCGGTCGTCGCCTTCGACGGCGAGTCCTACCGCCTGGAGACGCCGCCCGCCTCCATCGGCAAGGTGCGGCCGTTCCTCGGCGTCACCCCGAACATCGTGCGCGCCTACGCCTGGATCATGGCCCTCGGCGCCGAGGGCCTGCGGCAGGTCGCCGAGACGGCCGTACTCAACAACAACTACCTGATGCACAAGATCCTGCAGATCCCGGGCGCGTCCGCACCGTGGGACAGGCGCAGGGTCGAGCAGGTGCGCTACTCGTGGCAGGAGCTGTCGGAGCAGACCGGGGTGCATTCGGAGGAGATCGGCGTCAGAGCCGCCGACTTCGGGGTGCACTACTGGACCAGCCACCACCCGTACGTGGTGCCCGAGCCGTTCACGCTGGAGCCCACGGAGTCGTACTCGAAGGAGGACCTCGACGAGTACGCGCTCATCCTGGCGCACGTGGCCGAAGAGGCGCGGCGCGATCCCGAGTTCGTCAAGGGGGCGCCGTACAACCAGACCGTCCACAAGATCGACATGACACCGCTCGACGACCCCAAGGAGTGGGCTCCCACCTGGCGCGCCTACGTCCGCAAGCACCTGTCATGA
- the gcvPA gene encoding aminomethyl-transferring glycine dehydrogenase subunit GcvPA, with translation MTHPYIPNAESGVRAEMLAAIGASSVEDFYADIPAELRLARPLDLPAPLTAEHDLVRHMKGLLDRVTDTEQALSFLGHGCYPHHVPAVCDEVNARSEFLTAYAGEPYEDHGRFQALFEYVSMMGELLEMDVVNVPTYDGFQAAGTALRMACRYTERSKVLLSAAVSADKMSKLRDFLAPDIEIVLAPVGEGGEITVEAFDDSYAAIYLETPNVYGVVETRGRELADLAHAHGALLVVGADPISLGVLAPPASYRADIACGDIQSLGMHQSHGGGHAGYIATQDHEPLVAEFPSRLFGIAPTKVPGEYGFGDVYYDRTSFAHREEGKEWVGTAAALWGITAGVYLALMGPQGIRDLGETILARTRYAMDALAASVTVLHRDAIHFREFAIEVPSSAALLDGLRERGIYGGVALDDRTVLVCVTERHSIADIDLLAAAVQETL, from the coding sequence GTGACGCACCCGTACATACCGAACGCCGAATCCGGCGTGCGGGCCGAGATGCTCGCCGCGATCGGCGCGTCGAGCGTAGAGGACTTCTACGCCGACATTCCCGCGGAGCTGCGCCTGGCCCGGCCGCTAGATCTGCCCGCGCCGCTCACGGCGGAACACGACCTGGTACGCCACATGAAAGGTCTGCTGGACCGCGTCACCGACACGGAGCAGGCGCTGAGCTTCCTCGGCCACGGCTGCTACCCGCACCACGTCCCGGCGGTGTGTGACGAGGTGAACGCGAGGAGCGAGTTCCTCACCGCGTACGCCGGCGAGCCGTACGAGGACCACGGCCGCTTCCAGGCCCTGTTCGAGTACGTCAGCATGATGGGCGAACTGCTGGAGATGGATGTCGTCAACGTCCCGACCTACGACGGCTTCCAGGCGGCCGGCACCGCCCTGCGCATGGCGTGCCGCTACACCGAGCGCTCGAAGGTCCTCCTCAGCGCCGCCGTCAGCGCCGACAAAATGAGCAAGCTGCGCGACTTCCTCGCCCCCGACATCGAGATCGTCCTGGCTCCAGTGGGGGAGGGCGGCGAGATCACGGTCGAGGCGTTCGATGACTCCTACGCCGCGATCTACCTGGAGACCCCGAACGTCTACGGCGTCGTCGAGACGCGCGGCCGCGAGCTGGCCGACCTGGCGCACGCGCACGGCGCGCTGCTCGTGGTCGGTGCCGACCCGATCTCCCTCGGCGTGCTGGCACCGCCCGCCTCCTACCGCGCGGACATCGCCTGCGGCGACATCCAGTCGCTCGGTATGCATCAAAGCCACGGCGGCGGCCACGCCGGCTACATCGCCACCCAAGACCACGAGCCGCTGGTCGCGGAGTTCCCGTCCCGGCTGTTCGGCATCGCACCCACGAAGGTGCCCGGCGAGTACGGCTTCGGCGACGTCTACTACGACCGCACCTCCTTCGCGCACCGCGAGGAGGGCAAGGAGTGGGTCGGTACAGCCGCCGCCCTTTGGGGCATCACGGCCGGGGTCTATCTGGCGCTCATGGGCCCACAAGGCATCCGGGATCTGGGCGAGACGATCCTGGCCCGCACCCGATACGCCATGGACGCCCTGGCCGCGTCGGTCACGGTGCTGCACCGCGACGCGATCCACTTCCGCGAGTTCGCCATCGAGGTGCCCTCCAGCGCTGCCCTGCTTGACGGGCTGCGCGAGCGCGGCATCTACGGCGGAGTCGCACTCGACGACCGTACGGTCCTGGTCTGTGTGACCGAACGCCACTCCATCGCCGACATCGACCTGCTCGCCGCAGCCGTACAGGAGACGCTGTGA
- a CDS encoding ATP-NAD kinase family protein, which translates to MTGAAVVGLVVNPVAGLGGAAGLKGSDGVEVQRAALARGATPRAGERAARAVRTLMARCPGTRVVTAPGPMGEDSARASGVPCGLVRTLSVDRSAGASSGWSAAGTSAEDTRRAVAALAGVDLLLFAGGDGTARDVLDAVRALGGQAPPVLGVPAGVKVYSGCFAVSPAAAGFVAAEFDPARTAEAEVVDLDEDAYRRGLVSPRLYGSLRVPAVRAALSGRKAGSSGVAPATAEGVAREVVARMWPGVRYVLGPGATTRAVGRALGLATTLLGVDVVERAPEGGRGGRLVAADVAETELFGLVSGKESVLVLSVIGGQGFVLGRGNQQVSPRVLDAVLNGGQKDGSGSSERLLVLATQQKLAALKGRPLLADSGDEDLDKKLGGHVQVITGYRESTIYRICAASEEFDG; encoded by the coding sequence ATGACGGGCGCGGCGGTGGTCGGGCTGGTCGTCAACCCCGTCGCCGGTCTCGGCGGCGCGGCCGGGCTCAAAGGCAGCGACGGCGTGGAGGTGCAGCGCGCGGCCCTGGCCAGGGGTGCCACGCCCCGGGCCGGCGAGCGGGCGGCGCGTGCTGTCCGCACGCTGATGGCCCGCTGTCCCGGCACCCGGGTGGTCACGGCGCCGGGCCCGATGGGCGAGGACAGCGCGCGCGCCTCCGGGGTCCCGTGCGGCCTGGTCCGGACACTGTCCGTTGACAGATCTGCCGGGGCGTCTTCCGGCTGGTCCGCCGCCGGGACGAGCGCGGAGGACACGCGGCGCGCCGTGGCCGCGCTGGCAGGGGTGGACCTGCTGCTGTTCGCGGGCGGCGACGGGACGGCACGCGACGTGCTCGACGCGGTCCGCGCGCTCGGTGGCCAGGCGCCGCCCGTGTTGGGCGTCCCGGCCGGGGTGAAGGTGTACTCCGGCTGCTTTGCCGTCAGCCCGGCCGCCGCCGGATTCGTCGCGGCGGAGTTCGACCCGGCGCGCACGGCCGAGGCCGAGGTGGTGGATCTCGACGAGGACGCCTACCGCCGCGGCCTGGTCAGCCCCCGGCTGTACGGCAGCCTGCGCGTCCCCGCCGTCCGCGCCGCGCTGTCGGGGCGCAAGGCCGGGTCGTCCGGCGTGGCGCCCGCCACAGCCGAGGGCGTCGCACGGGAGGTCGTGGCCAGGATGTGGCCCGGCGTCCGTTACGTTCTCGGGCCGGGCGCGACCACGCGGGCCGTCGGCCGTGCGCTGGGCCTCGCCACCACGCTGCTCGGCGTGGACGTGGTCGAACGCGCGCCCGAGGGCGGTCGTGGCGGCCGTCTGGTGGCGGCGGACGTCGCGGAGACCGAGCTGTTCGGCCTGGTCAGCGGCAAGGAGTCGGTGCTGGTTCTGTCGGTCATCGGCGGGCAGGGGTTCGTGCTGGGGCGCGGGAATCAGCAGGTGTCGCCCCGGGTGCTGGACGCGGTGCTCAATGGGGGCCAGAAGGACGGCTCCGGCTCGAGCGAGCGGCTGCTCGTCCTGGCCACCCAGCAGAAGCTCGCGGCGCTGAAGGGACGGCCGCTGCTGGCCGACAGCGGCGACGAGGACCTCGACAAGAAGCTCGGCGGGCACGTCCAGGTGATCACTGGATACCGCGAAAGCACGATTTATCGCATTTGTGCGGCAAGTGAGGAGTTCGACGGATGA
- a CDS encoding beta-galactosidase, translated as MSLTRVPGLLFGGDYNPEQWPEEVWAEDMRLMSEAGVTMVTVAVFSWSRLEPRPGAYDFGWLDRVLDLLHEHGIAADLATATATPPPWLVRDHPEVMPVDAQGVRLEFGSRQGYCPSSPVFRENAVRLATAMAERYGGHPALAMWHVGNEYADHTLECFCPESARHFGAWLEARYGTIESLNAAWGTSCWGQHYTAFGHIEPPRKAPGPINPAQLLDWRRFCSDALLELFSAERDVLRVMTPDVPVTTNFMSILHGLDYWAWAAAEDLVSDDAYPDPADGQSHVAVALSYDLMRSLKGRPWLLLESAPSAVSWREVNVPKPPGMMRLHSLQAVAHGADGVMFFQWRQAKYGPEKFHSALLPHGGTRTRGWQDTLRLGSDLRRLAEVAGTGTHAEVALVIGWDSWWGLEAPESMPSNRLKLKDLLLAWYAPLRARGITVDLAPPDRDLSGYRVVIVPNLYLCTQEQAGRLASVTGDLVVGPFSGVVDAADRVHDGGAPGPLRDLLGVSIDEFWPLTDDAIQPVRYAGGATGVARTWTEWVRLDGDDPAAVLATYEGGDLDGLPAITRKGNATYVSCLLDDVTPVLGEVLGGVAAVEVPAGVEAVRRRRHLFLLNHTTTRQRVMLPHPGTDLLTQTRLRGDIELAPRDAVVLRIEGDT; from the coding sequence GTGAGCCTGACCCGCGTGCCCGGGCTGCTGTTCGGCGGCGACTACAACCCCGAGCAGTGGCCCGAGGAGGTCTGGGCCGAGGACATGCGGCTCATGTCCGAGGCCGGGGTCACCATGGTCACCGTCGCGGTCTTCTCGTGGTCGCGGCTGGAGCCGCGGCCGGGCGCGTACGACTTCGGCTGGCTCGACCGCGTCCTCGACCTGCTGCACGAGCATGGCATCGCGGCCGACCTCGCCACCGCGACCGCGACCCCACCTCCGTGGCTGGTCCGCGACCACCCAGAGGTCATGCCGGTCGACGCGCAGGGGGTGCGGCTGGAGTTCGGCTCGCGCCAGGGCTACTGCCCCAGTTCGCCGGTCTTCCGCGAGAACGCCGTGCGGCTGGCCACGGCCATGGCCGAGCGGTATGGCGGCCATCCCGCCCTGGCCATGTGGCACGTCGGCAACGAGTACGCCGACCATACGCTGGAGTGCTTCTGCCCGGAGTCGGCCCGGCACTTCGGCGCCTGGCTGGAGGCCCGCTACGGCACGATCGAGTCGCTGAACGCCGCCTGGGGCACGTCCTGCTGGGGCCAGCACTACACCGCGTTCGGCCACATCGAGCCGCCGCGCAAGGCGCCAGGCCCGATCAACCCGGCCCAGCTCCTCGACTGGCGCCGCTTCTGCAGCGACGCGCTCCTGGAGCTGTTCTCGGCCGAGCGTGACGTGCTGCGCGTGATGACCCCGGACGTTCCCGTCACCACGAATTTCATGAGCATCCTGCACGGCCTCGACTACTGGGCGTGGGCCGCGGCCGAGGATCTGGTGAGCGACGACGCCTATCCCGACCCGGCCGACGGGCAGTCGCACGTGGCGGTCGCGCTCAGCTACGACCTGATGCGCTCGCTCAAGGGGCGCCCCTGGCTGCTGCTGGAGTCGGCACCGTCGGCGGTGTCGTGGCGCGAGGTGAACGTCCCCAAACCGCCCGGCATGATGCGGCTGCACAGCCTTCAGGCGGTGGCGCACGGCGCCGACGGCGTGATGTTCTTCCAGTGGCGTCAGGCCAAGTACGGCCCGGAGAAGTTCCACTCGGCCCTCCTCCCGCACGGCGGCACGCGCACGCGCGGCTGGCAGGACACCCTCCGCCTCGGCTCCGACCTGCGGCGGCTCGCGGAGGTCGCGGGCACGGGCACGCACGCCGAGGTGGCACTCGTCATTGGCTGGGACAGCTGGTGGGGCCTGGAGGCGCCGGAGTCGATGCCGTCCAACCGGCTCAAGCTCAAGGACCTGCTGCTCGCCTGGTACGCGCCGCTGCGCGCCCGCGGCATCACGGTCGATCTCGCGCCGCCAGACCGCGACCTGTCCGGCTACCGCGTGGTGATCGTCCCGAATCTCTACCTGTGCACGCAGGAGCAGGCCGGGAGGCTGGCGTCCGTCACCGGCGATCTGGTGGTCGGCCCGTTCAGCGGCGTCGTGGACGCCGCCGACCGCGTCCACGACGGCGGCGCGCCCGGCCCGCTGCGCGACCTGCTCGGCGTCTCGATCGACGAGTTCTGGCCGCTCACCGACGACGCGATCCAGCCGGTGCGGTACGCGGGCGGCGCCACCGGCGTGGCCAGGACCTGGACGGAGTGGGTGCGCCTCGACGGCGACGATCCCGCGGCGGTGCTGGCCACGTACGAGGGCGGCGACCTCGACGGCCTGCCCGCGATCACCCGCAAGGGCAACGCCACCTACGTCAGCTGCCTGCTCGACGACGTGACGCCCGTGCTCGGCGAGGTGCTCGGGGGCGTCGCGGCCGTTGAGGTGCCCGCGGGCGTGGAGGCCGTCCGCCGCCGGCGCCACCTCTTCCTGCTCAACCACACGACCACCCGGCAGCGGGTCATGCTGCCGCACCCCGGCACGGACCTGCTCACCCAGACCCGCCTGCGCGGCGACATCGAACTCGCCCCGCGTGACGCCGTAGTGCTCAGGATCGAAGGAGACACGTGA
- a CDS encoding carbohydrate ABC transporter permease, whose amino-acid sequence MRPRQVALHAALSLGGLAMLFPFVWMLLTSFKGVRQMLNNPLDWLPHPWRWENYPDALGAMPFGTAYWNSFYIAVLNVTLTLLTSAMAAYAFARIRFRGSGALFVVFLATQMVPAQVTVVPLYLMLARFGWIDSHLSLIVPTIANPFAVFLLRQFIRAVPVELEEAARIDGASRWRCFWHVVLPNIRPGLGALGIIAFLASWNAFFFPLIFLNSPELATVPLLLSQFSGQRTAVDYGLILAASAIAVVPTLIAFLVGQRKIINSMAASGLGGR is encoded by the coding sequence ATGCGACCCAGGCAGGTAGCCCTGCACGCCGCGCTCTCTCTCGGCGGGCTGGCGATGCTGTTCCCGTTCGTCTGGATGCTGCTGACGTCGTTCAAGGGCGTGCGGCAGATGCTGAACAACCCGCTCGACTGGCTGCCCCACCCGTGGCGCTGGGAGAACTACCCCGACGCGCTCGGGGCGATGCCGTTCGGAACCGCGTACTGGAACAGCTTCTACATCGCCGTGCTGAACGTCACGCTCACGCTGCTGACCTCGGCCATGGCCGCCTACGCCTTCGCCCGGATCAGGTTCCGCGGCTCAGGTGCGCTGTTCGTGGTGTTCCTGGCCACCCAAATGGTGCCCGCGCAGGTGACGGTCGTGCCGCTCTACCTGATGCTGGCCAGGTTCGGCTGGATCGACTCGCACCTGTCGCTCATCGTGCCGACCATCGCGAACCCGTTCGCGGTGTTCCTGCTGCGCCAGTTCATCAGGGCCGTCCCCGTGGAACTGGAGGAGGCCGCCAGGATCGACGGGGCGAGCCGCTGGCGCTGCTTCTGGCACGTCGTGCTGCCGAACATCCGCCCCGGCCTTGGCGCACTCGGCATCATCGCCTTCCTGGCGTCCTGGAACGCCTTCTTCTTCCCGCTGATCTTCCTGAACTCGCCCGAGCTGGCCACGGTGCCGCTGCTGCTCAGCCAGTTCTCGGGCCAGCGCACGGCCGTGGACTACGGGCTCATCCTGGCCGCCTCCGCGATCGCCGTCGTGCCGACGCTCATCGCCTTCCTCGTCGGCCAGCGGAAGATCATCAACTCGATGGCCGCTTCCGGCCTGGGAGGTCGCTGA
- a CDS encoding GntR family transcriptional regulator, with product MPIERRPLREQIREELLTRLDRGDFAAGTDINEAALAAELGVSRTPLREALITLAGEGVLESNQGRGFRFAPVTRKEFRELCEIVAALESLALDCSDPAHLRRIAPKLLTMAQEFPDRIAEQQEIERHDDEWHDLLLSGCRNERLLDLITSVKAGMRRYAHLLAGDDTPLEREATEHRRVAELLIAGDLPKAAQALRDNWVNGMARMMSRIPSAD from the coding sequence ATGCCCATCGAGCGGCGACCGCTGCGCGAGCAGATCAGGGAAGAGCTACTGACCAGGCTCGACCGGGGCGACTTCGCCGCGGGCACCGACATCAACGAGGCCGCACTCGCGGCGGAGTTGGGCGTCAGCCGCACACCCCTGCGCGAGGCGCTCATCACCCTCGCGGGCGAGGGCGTGCTGGAGAGCAACCAGGGTCGCGGCTTCAGGTTCGCGCCAGTGACCCGCAAGGAGTTCCGCGAGCTGTGCGAGATCGTCGCGGCGCTGGAGTCGCTGGCACTCGACTGCTCCGACCCCGCCCACCTGCGCCGCATCGCGCCCAAGCTGCTGACGATGGCCCAGGAGTTCCCCGACCGGATCGCGGAGCAGCAGGAGATAGAGCGTCACGACGACGAGTGGCACGACCTGCTGCTGAGCGGCTGCCGCAACGAGCGGCTGCTCGACCTCATCACCAGCGTCAAGGCGGGGATGCGGCGCTACGCCCACCTGCTGGCGGGCGACGACACCCCACTGGAGCGGGAGGCGACCGAGCATCGCCGGGTGGCCGAACTGCTCATCGCCGGAGACCTTCCCAAGGCCGCACAGGCCCTGCGCGACAATTGGGTCAATGGCATGGCGCGCATGATGTCCCGCATCCCCTCGGCCGATTAG